In Sulfurospirillum tamanense, one DNA window encodes the following:
- a CDS encoding NAD+ synthase yields the protein MKKFERITTFLMHFLTEEVTKIGLRRVVLGLSGGVDSAVVALLAKRAFGDNMLCVMMPDTHSSPQSLEDAKTLCAAFDLPYEIHPIGPLTQAYNQGKSLSPLRQGNFAARMRMAVLYDISAREQALVLGTSNKSELLLGYGTLHGDLASALNPIGDLYKTEIFEYGAYLGVIPAILSKPPSADLWEGQSDEEELGYTYARIDAFFRAYVDERATEEELLARGFEAPLIEMLLHRIYANHFKRRQAIVAKLSERTIGHDFLYPRDIKH from the coding sequence GTGAAAAAATTTGAGCGTATCACTACTTTCTTGATGCATTTTCTCACCGAAGAAGTCACCAAAATTGGCCTTAGACGGGTCGTACTTGGCCTTAGTGGCGGTGTCGATTCTGCCGTGGTTGCCCTCTTGGCTAAACGTGCTTTTGGCGACAATATGCTCTGCGTGATGATGCCAGATACCCACTCCAGTCCCCAAAGCTTAGAAGACGCCAAAACCTTGTGCGCGGCCTTTGATTTGCCCTATGAAATCCACCCTATCGGCCCACTCACCCAAGCATACAATCAAGGCAAATCTCTCTCCCCTTTGCGCCAAGGCAATTTTGCCGCCAGAATGCGCATGGCGGTGTTGTATGATATTTCGGCGCGCGAACAAGCCCTTGTTCTTGGCACGAGCAACAAAAGCGAGCTTCTTTTGGGCTATGGCACCTTGCACGGCGACCTTGCAAGCGCCCTTAACCCCATCGGGGATTTATATAAAACAGAGATTTTTGAATATGGGGCATATTTGGGTGTCATCCCTGCTATTCTCTCCAAACCCCCCTCAGCCGACCTATGGGAAGGCCAAAGTGATGAGGAAGAGTTGGGGTACACCTACGCCCGCATCGACGCTTTTTTTCGCGCTTATGTGGATGAACGCGCCACCGAAGAAGAGTTGCTAGCGCGGGGATTTGAAGCACCGCTCATTGAGATGCTACTGCACCGCATTTATGCCAACCATTTTAAACGTCGCCAAGCCATTGTTGCAAAACTTAGCGAGCGTACCATTGGTCACGATTTTTTATACCCTAGAGACATTAAACACTAA
- a CDS encoding DegT/DnrJ/EryC1/StrS family aminotransferase, whose amino-acid sequence MREIPFYKPSIDAKEKTLVNEILELKEPVMVETLEKNMRQFIGAPHAISTYNGTAAMHLAMCAMDLKRGDKIICSVNSFPSVAEVVRHFDAEPIFVDINKDDYMIDPNALEAALEKHNHKKLKGVFVSHVGGQSADMGRIYDLADRYNVSIIDDASQALGAKYEGKRIGSFGSTISCFRFSPQMRHPLASGGIMVTSDEELAKRAMLLRNHAIVNDGWDAYGNLGYVYDVVDIGVKYDMNELSAAYAIGQLSKTEAFIKRRQSIAAMYDAALKDCPHITTPVKKRDHVYTQYIIKIDKNRDSFARELKERGIFTALHFIPLHLLTYYKQKYALRVNDFPNALQNYQQILSLPIYAALSDEEVHYICKQVKEVASTRV is encoded by the coding sequence GTGAGAGAAATTCCATTTTACAAACCCTCTATCGATGCCAAAGAAAAAACATTGGTCAATGAGATTCTTGAGCTCAAAGAGCCTGTGATGGTAGAGACGCTTGAAAAAAACATGCGACAATTCATTGGTGCCCCTCATGCCATCTCAACCTACAACGGCACCGCGGCAATGCACCTTGCCATGTGTGCGATGGATTTAAAACGTGGCGATAAAATCATCTGTTCTGTCAACTCCTTTCCTTCTGTAGCTGAAGTAGTGCGCCATTTTGATGCGGAGCCTATTTTTGTAGATATCAACAAAGACGACTACATGATTGACCCCAATGCCCTTGAAGCAGCCCTAGAAAAACATAACCACAAAAAACTCAAAGGGGTTTTTGTCTCTCACGTGGGCGGCCAAAGTGCAGACATGGGACGCATTTACGACTTGGCAGACCGCTACAATGTTTCTATTATTGATGATGCTAGCCAAGCCCTTGGCGCCAAGTATGAGGGTAAAAGAATTGGCTCTTTTGGCTCAACCATTTCATGCTTTCGTTTCAGTCCCCAAATGCGCCACCCTCTTGCCAGTGGCGGGATAATGGTAACCTCTGACGAAGAGCTTGCCAAGCGGGCTATGTTATTGCGCAATCATGCCATCGTTAACGATGGTTGGGATGCTTATGGCAACTTAGGTTATGTGTATGATGTGGTAGACATTGGTGTTAAATATGACATGAATGAATTGAGTGCTGCTTATGCCATTGGTCAGCTTTCTAAAACCGAGGCTTTCATCAAACGCCGTCAGAGCATTGCAGCCATGTATGATGCCGCACTCAAAGACTGCCCACACATCACCACCCCAGTAAAAAAACGCGATCATGTCTACACGCAATACATCATCAAAATAGACAAAAACCGTGACAGTTTCGCGCGCGAACTCAAAGAGCGTGGTATTTTTACTGCCCTACACTTCATTCCCCTACACTTGCTTACTTACTATAAGCAAAAATACGCCTTGCGTGTCAATGATTTTCCCAATGCACTTCAAAACTATCAGCAAATTCTCTCATTACCTATTTATGCGGCATTGAGTGACGAAGAGGTGCACTACATTTGCAAACAAGTTAAAGAAGTTGCTAGCACGCGGGTTTAG